Genomic segment of candidate division WOR-3 bacterium:
CTTCCCTCGCTTCCATATGTTGTTTTACCACTGCAGTTGTTTTCATTCCCAGAACCGTCATCTGACTTACTGTGAGAATACCGACCGCCAGAATGACTATTGCAACAAGAATCTCGACAAGGGTAAAACCTTTTGGATGTCGGGCTGGTGTAGTACTCTGTGTCTTCAATCCTCTGATTTTAATTCCGGAAAATGTTTTCATGTATCCTCCTTGGTTCATTTAATTAGATACCGGTCCATGAACCGTTTTCATAACGATAGACTTTTACGTTTCCGAGTGAATTGACATGAATCGCAAAATTATTGCTTCCGTCAGTAATATAGATCA
This window contains:
- a CDS encoding prepilin-type N-terminal cleavage/methylation domain-containing protein — its product is MNQGGYMKTFSGIKIRGLKTQSTTPARHPKGFTLVEILVAIVILAVGILTVSQMTVLGMKTTAVVKQHMEARE